One genomic window of Eptesicus fuscus isolate TK198812 chromosome 6, DD_ASM_mEF_20220401, whole genome shotgun sequence includes the following:
- the LOC103303150 gene encoding olfactory receptor 24: MEPRNQTSISEFILLGLSEKTEMEPLLFALFLCMYVITVVGNLLIILAISSDSHLHTPMYFFLANLSLVDFGLATNTVPKMLVNIQTKSKSISYPCCLTQMYFFHFFGIVDSVLIAVMAYDRFVAICHPLHYTTIMSPRLCGLLAGGPWAFSYFISLTHILLMVHLVFCGNKIPHYFCDLNPLLRLSCTDTSVNKIFVLIVAGMVIATPFICILASYARILVAIMQVPSAGGRKKAFSTCSSHLSVVALFYGTTIGVYLCPSSVHTAVKEKASAVMYTAVTPMLNPFIYSLRNRDINGALRKLINRKITSSS, from the coding sequence ATGGAACCAAGGAACCAAACCAGTATATCCGAATTCATCCTCCTAGGACTTTCAGAAAAAACAGAAATGGAGCCTCTCCTCTTTGCTCTGTTCCTTTGCATGTATGTGATCACGGTAGTGGGGAACCTGTTGATCATCCTGGCCATCAGctcagactcccacctccacactcccATGTACTTCTTCTTAGCCAACCTGTCCTTGGTTGATTTTGGCCTCGCCACCAACACTGTCCCCAAGATGCTGGTGAACATTCAAACTAAGAGCAAATCTATCTCCTATCCGTGCTGCCTGACCCAAAtgtactttttccatttttttggcatcgTTGACAGTGTCTTAATTGCAGTGATGGCTTATGATAGGTTTGTGGCTATATGTCACCCCTTACACTATACCACCATCATGAGCCCGCGCCTGTGTGGCCTGCTGGCTGGTGGTCCATGGGCGTTTTCCTACTttatctctctcacacacatcctCCTGATGGTGCACCTGGTTTTCTGTGGCAACAAGATTCCTCACTACTTCTGTGACCTCAATCCCCTTCTCAGACTTTCTTGTACTGACACTTCTGTGAACAAGATCTTTGTGCTCATTGTGGCCGGGATGGTGATAGCCACACCTTTCATCTGCATCCTGGCTTCCTATGCTCGCATCCTTGTGGCCATCATGCAGGTTCCCTCGGCAGGTGGCAGGAAGAAAGCCTTTTCCACCTGCAGCTCCCACCTGTCTGTGGTTGCCCTCTTTTATGGGACTACCATCGGGGTCTATTTGTGTCCTTCGTCAGTCCACACAGCTGTCAAGGAGAAAGCCTCTGCTGTAATGTACACTGCAGTcacccccatgctgaacccctttaTCTACAGCCTGAGAAACAGAGACATAAATGGGGCACTGAGGAAGCTCATCAATAGAAAAATTACCTCATCTTCCTAA